A single genomic interval of Porphyromonas sp. oral taxon 275 harbors:
- a CDS encoding ComEC/Rec2 family competence protein, which yields MPSLLRRSLERGLLGQLWDRWGRSPAVQLLACLLLGYLSYYAYPHPQLALGLAGGGLLLLVLGRHLGAWRWGGLLRGLLLLLCLLLARLHYGARLTELQQPTPLRGSYVRAQLLAPSDQAHSGRALLRLALLPEPVSGAKEPQATAVPSPSGHWLLELDLGDEAPRVGDTLLLRLGRMRGLGDYRGTVGEGYARYLLSQGLSGRGHGEVLALSRCSSARLLTTQPRLALERLRETIYLRASELPLSPYTRQLALGMSLGALRHDAEGRQLREDFVAVGAAQLLAVSGFHLALVVGLLSLLLGYVSGLSARPRLRWGLLLVGAWSFSLLTGASIPTIRAALMLSLYLGAKFLGRPPSLPEIFAWPLILQLLCLPESLHSASLVLSYVAMLAIYLFYGPIYRSVGRLQLRPLAWMWGVLAMSLAVQLLLFPLSLQLFGRSSLGFLLSALPLTAAACLLIPSFLGCLLLQLLGLPTAWLSAFVEYLGTSVRQLTEGLSLEALQLRYHLPLWALLLYYALLALGLLSLALLREQRARL from the coding sequence GTGCCTAGCCTCCTCAGGCGCAGCCTAGAGCGTGGCCTCCTCGGGCAGCTGTGGGACCGCTGGGGGCGCAGCCCCGCGGTGCAGCTCCTCGCGTGCCTCCTCCTCGGCTACCTCTCCTATTACGCTTATCCCCACCCTCAGCTGGCCCTCGGGCTCGCTGGGGGTGGGCTTTTGCTTTTAGTCCTCGGGCGGCACCTCGGGGCTTGGCGCTGGGGCGGCCTACTGAGAGGGCTGCTACTGCTGCTCTGCCTGCTACTGGCGCGGCTGCACTACGGCGCGCGCCTCACCGAGCTCCAGCAGCCCACTCCTCTACGGGGCAGCTACGTCCGCGCCCAGCTCCTTGCCCCTAGCGACCAAGCCCACTCTGGCCGTGCCCTTCTTAGGCTCGCACTGCTCCCCGAGCCCGTCTCGGGAGCGAAGGAGCCCCAAGCGACGGCGGTGCCAAGCCCGAGTGGTCACTGGCTGCTGGAGCTCGATCTCGGGGACGAAGCGCCTCGCGTCGGGGATACGCTCCTGCTGCGTCTAGGACGGATGCGCGGGCTCGGGGACTATAGGGGTACGGTGGGCGAAGGCTATGCCCGCTACCTCCTCAGCCAAGGCCTCTCGGGACGGGGGCACGGCGAAGTGCTGGCGCTCAGTCGCTGCAGCAGTGCGCGGCTCCTCACCACACAGCCGCGGCTCGCCCTCGAGCGGCTCAGAGAGACCATCTACCTAAGAGCCTCCGAGCTTCCCCTAAGTCCCTACACACGGCAGCTAGCCCTGGGGATGAGCCTCGGGGCGCTCCGCCACGACGCCGAGGGGCGGCAGCTGCGGGAGGACTTTGTCGCCGTGGGGGCAGCCCAACTGCTGGCGGTGAGCGGCTTCCATCTGGCGCTCGTCGTCGGGCTACTCTCCCTACTGCTGGGCTATGTATCGGGGCTCAGTGCGCGCCCACGGCTTCGCTGGGGACTGCTCCTGGTGGGTGCCTGGAGCTTCAGCCTCCTCACGGGGGCAAGCATCCCCACGATACGTGCCGCCTTGATGCTGAGCCTCTACCTCGGGGCGAAGTTCCTCGGGCGGCCGCCTTCGCTGCCCGAGATCTTCGCCTGGCCGCTCATCCTGCAGCTCCTGTGCCTTCCCGAGAGCCTCCACAGCGCAAGCCTCGTGCTGAGCTATGTGGCGATGCTGGCCATCTACCTCTTCTACGGCCCGATCTACCGCAGCGTGGGACGGCTGCAGCTGCGGCCGCTGGCCTGGATGTGGGGCGTGCTGGCGATGAGTCTGGCGGTGCAGCTGCTACTCTTCCCGCTCTCGCTGCAGCTCTTCGGCCGCAGCTCGCTGGGCTTCCTGCTGAGCGCCCTCCCGCTGACGGCTGCGGCCTGCCTCTTGATCCCGAGCTTCCTAGGATGCCTCCTGTTGCAGCTGCTGGGGCTGCCGACGGCGTGGCTCAGCGCCTTCGTAGAATACCTAGGCACATCCGTTCGTCAGCTCACCGAAGGCCTTAGCCTCGAGGCCCTACAGCTCCGCTATCACCTCCCCCTCTGGGCGCTGCTCCTCTACTACGCCCTCCTCGCCCTCGGCCTCCTGAGTCTTGCCCTCCTGCGGGAGCAGCGTGCCCGCCTCTAG
- the rpe gene encoding ribulose-phosphate 3-epimerase, which translates to MSQLHTPIIAPSLLAADFLHLDKAVELINDSEADWLHIDVMDGVFVPNISFGFPILEAIRPHIRKPLDVHLMIVEPMKFVRELAALGVDTMNVHYEVSPHLHRSLGAIRDAGMKAAVTLNPHTPVELLGDVLGELDMVLLMSVNPGFGGQRFIPQTVDKVRRLRRMIDERGLSTLIEVDGGVNAKTGAELVAAGADALVAGSYVFAHEDPRAAIHSLKVLAPQTK; encoded by the coding sequence ATGAGCCAGCTTCACACCCCCATCATAGCCCCCTCGCTCCTGGCGGCGGACTTCCTCCACCTGGACAAGGCCGTCGAGCTCATCAACGATAGCGAGGCCGACTGGCTACACATCGACGTGATGGATGGCGTCTTCGTCCCCAACATCTCCTTTGGCTTCCCCATCCTCGAGGCGATCCGTCCGCACATCCGCAAGCCGCTGGACGTGCACCTGATGATCGTCGAGCCGATGAAGTTCGTCCGTGAGCTCGCCGCCCTCGGCGTGGACACGATGAACGTCCACTACGAGGTCAGCCCCCATCTGCACCGCTCCCTCGGCGCCATCCGCGACGCGGGGATGAAGGCCGCCGTGACGCTCAACCCGCATACCCCCGTAGAGCTACTCGGCGACGTGCTGGGTGAGCTGGACATGGTACTGCTGATGAGCGTCAACCCCGGCTTTGGCGGTCAGCGCTTCATCCCGCAGACGGTGGACAAGGTGCGCCGCCTCCGTCGCATGATCGACGAGCGCGGGCTAAGCACCCTCATCGAGGTCGACGGCGGGGTCAATGCCAAGACGGGCGCCGAGCTCGTCGCCGCTGGAGCCGACGCCCTCGTAGCTGGCAGCTACGTCTTCGCCCATGAGGATCCACGCGCAGCCATCCACAGCCTCAAGGTACTGGCGCCTCAGACGAAGTAG
- a CDS encoding SPFH domain-containing protein — MPIELIIPIALALLVIYTIFKGLCIVQQSQTVIIERLGKYYRTLSSGVNIIIPFIDRPRPMRWRYTIPAGNGQTLVRFTEITNIDLRETVYDFPRQSVITKDNVVTEINAILYFQIVDPMRAMYEIQNLPDAIEKLTQTSLRNIIGEMDLDETLTSRDTINNKLRAILDEATNKWGVKVNRVELQDIDPPREIRDAMEKQMRAERDKRAQILNAEGQKEATIRESEGRMQQAINHAEGERQAQVLHAKAEAEAKLLTAQAEAEAIRKIAAAVEGSGANPSQYLIAVRYLETLKEMTSGQNNKTVYLPYEASGILSSLGGIKDLLK, encoded by the coding sequence ATGCCTATCGAACTGATCATTCCCATCGCCCTAGCGCTGCTGGTCATCTACACCATCTTCAAGGGGCTCTGCATCGTGCAGCAGTCGCAGACCGTCATCATCGAGCGCCTTGGGAAATACTACCGTACCCTCAGCTCAGGGGTCAACATCATCATCCCCTTCATCGACCGTCCCCGCCCCATGCGCTGGCGCTACACCATCCCCGCAGGCAATGGGCAGACGCTGGTACGCTTCACCGAGATCACCAACATCGACCTGCGTGAGACCGTCTACGACTTCCCCCGCCAGAGCGTCATCACCAAGGACAACGTCGTCACCGAGATCAACGCGATCCTCTACTTCCAGATCGTCGACCCCATGCGCGCCATGTATGAGATCCAGAACCTCCCTGACGCGATCGAGAAGCTGACCCAGACGAGTCTGCGTAACATCATCGGGGAGATGGACCTCGACGAGACCCTCACCAGCCGTGACACCATCAACAACAAGCTCCGCGCCATCCTCGACGAGGCCACGAACAAGTGGGGGGTCAAGGTCAACCGCGTAGAGCTCCAGGACATCGACCCGCCCCGCGAGATCCGTGATGCCATGGAGAAGCAGATGCGTGCCGAGCGTGACAAGCGCGCCCAGATCCTCAATGCCGAGGGGCAGAAGGAGGCCACTATTCGCGAGTCCGAGGGACGTATGCAGCAGGCTATCAACCACGCCGAAGGGGAGCGCCAGGCCCAGGTGCTGCACGCCAAGGCCGAGGCCGAGGCGAAGCTGCTGACGGCTCAGGCTGAGGCCGAAGCCATCCGCAAGATCGCTGCCGCCGTAGAGGGCTCAGGGGCCAACCCCTCGCAATACCTCATCGCCGTGCGCTATCTGGAGACGCTCAAGGAAATGACTTCGGGTCAGAACAACAAGACCGTCTACCTCCCCTACGAGGCCTCCGGCATCCTCTCCTCCCTCGGAGGGATCAAGGACCTCCTGAAGTAG
- a CDS encoding NfeD family protein, with the protein MMDTLAQLPVWQLWLIAAFFLFALEIVTPGFVLACFGMGALLAIPAALFGWSWLVQVICFCAGSLVALWLLQPLMCRWFRAHDAKTGMDALIGRRVFVRERIEPGDQGGRVAVDGDVWRAVSEGSEALEAGREVRITGYQSVVLIVEPLSK; encoded by the coding sequence ATGATGGATACCCTTGCTCAGCTCCCCGTGTGGCAGCTGTGGCTGATCGCAGCCTTCTTCCTCTTCGCCCTTGAGATCGTGACGCCGGGCTTCGTGCTGGCTTGCTTCGGAATGGGAGCCCTGCTGGCTATCCCCGCAGCACTCTTCGGCTGGAGCTGGCTGGTACAGGTCATCTGCTTCTGCGCTGGGAGTCTCGTGGCGCTGTGGCTGCTGCAGCCGCTGATGTGCCGCTGGTTCCGCGCACACGACGCCAAGACGGGAATGGATGCCCTCATTGGGCGTCGCGTCTTCGTCCGCGAGCGTATCGAGCCGGGCGATCAAGGTGGTCGCGTCGCTGTCGATGGTGACGTGTGGCGCGCTGTCTCCGAGGGCAGCGAAGCACTAGAGGCTGGCCGCGAGGTGCGCATCACGGGCTATCAGAGCGTCGTCCTCATCGTCGAGCCCCTCTCCAAGTAA
- a CDS encoding HAMP domain-containing sensor histidine kinase yields MKKKVIWVIVLALISAYSLLTWVQYQYYDRVLGLRQEGMRRQMKEALAEVADELQVRELVRYLNKGVGEENGYFTDVEFHKSKVARLDIWRRSKQDTLAVQRVLDSDQVLLQMKNKDRQGGRNTRVDFRPSDKLLYAYFARLHSLDRYILKYIYDVNTVDSIPQLVNIRLLKSLIRERFDDKDLEGPFILSLYDGRGQLIYEYHPEEMRRGHWKEVTTVKQHLFVPADGTESGRPYMAVSLDLAPTRAEVLSLALPGLVSTILVLVLGFSALAFLLRDINFSEQRTSFINNMTHELKTPISSIILANKLLGEQASPAVTTPKQRQLLGIISTEAQRLKFLIDRVLQFSLLEGRAGSFTLEPLDVNELLLPVAEIYTFHAQQKGGDLSLDLEASETWVRASQVHLQNVFFNLLDNAVKYSRPDVALQLTIRTADEGDHIRITIEDNGLGIERKYLRKIFERFYRITSGNQHDVRGFGLGLAYVSSVIRQCGGRIQPESVVGVGTKMVILLPTVKEG; encoded by the coding sequence ATGAAGAAGAAGGTTATCTGGGTCATTGTCCTAGCCTTGATCTCCGCCTATAGTCTCCTTACCTGGGTGCAGTATCAGTACTACGACAGAGTCCTGGGGCTGCGGCAGGAGGGTATGCGTCGGCAGATGAAGGAGGCGCTGGCCGAGGTGGCCGACGAGCTCCAGGTGCGCGAGCTGGTACGCTACCTCAATAAGGGAGTGGGCGAGGAGAACGGCTACTTCACCGACGTGGAGTTCCACAAGAGCAAGGTCGCCCGCCTAGACATCTGGCGGCGCAGCAAGCAGGACACGCTGGCTGTGCAGCGTGTCCTAGACTCGGATCAGGTGCTCCTGCAGATGAAGAATAAGGATAGGCAGGGCGGGCGCAATACCCGTGTGGACTTCCGGCCCTCCGACAAGCTGCTCTACGCCTACTTCGCTCGGCTGCACTCCCTCGACCGCTATATCCTCAAGTACATCTACGACGTCAACACCGTCGACAGCATCCCGCAGCTGGTCAATATCCGTCTACTGAAGAGCTTGATCCGAGAGCGCTTCGATGATAAGGACCTAGAGGGACCCTTCATCCTCTCGCTCTATGACGGCCGTGGGCAGCTGATCTACGAGTATCACCCTGAGGAGATGCGCAGGGGCCACTGGAAGGAGGTGACGACCGTCAAGCAGCACCTCTTCGTCCCAGCCGACGGCACCGAGTCGGGGCGTCCCTATATGGCGGTGTCGCTCGACCTAGCGCCGACGCGGGCCGAGGTCCTGAGTCTGGCGCTGCCGGGGCTGGTCTCGACGATCCTCGTCCTGGTCTTGGGCTTCTCCGCGCTGGCCTTCCTGCTCCGTGATATCAACTTCTCGGAGCAGCGCACCAGCTTTATCAACAACATGACCCACGAGCTGAAGACCCCCATCAGCTCGATCATCCTGGCCAATAAGCTCCTCGGCGAGCAGGCTTCCCCAGCCGTCACGACGCCCAAGCAGCGGCAGCTGCTGGGGATCATCTCGACCGAGGCGCAGCGCCTCAAGTTCCTCATCGACCGTGTGCTGCAGTTCTCCCTCCTGGAGGGGCGGGCGGGCAGCTTCACCCTCGAGCCGCTGGACGTCAACGAGCTGCTGCTACCCGTGGCGGAGATCTATACCTTCCACGCGCAGCAGAAGGGAGGCGACCTCTCCCTCGACCTAGAGGCCAGCGAGACCTGGGTACGCGCTAGCCAGGTACACCTGCAGAATGTCTTCTTCAACCTCCTAGACAATGCCGTCAAGTACAGCCGCCCCGACGTGGCGCTGCAGCTGACCATACGCACGGCCGACGAGGGCGACCATATCCGCATCACCATTGAGGATAATGGGCTGGGGATAGAGCGCAAGTACCTGAGGAAGATCTTCGAGCGCTTCTACCGCATCACCTCGGGCAATCAGCACGACGTGCGCGGCTTCGGCCTAGGGCTGGCCTACGTCAGCTCGGTCATCCGTCAGTGCGGTGGGCGCATCCAGCCCGAGAGCGTCGTGGGCGTGGGGACGAAGATGGTCATCCTACTGCCTACGGTCAAGGAGGGCTAA
- a CDS encoding response regulator transcription factor, producing MNESIRILLCEDEENLGLILEELLTSKKFVVDRCTDGVAGWEAFKSRRYDLCLLDIMMPKRDGLTLAKDIRSVSQDVPIIFLTALGMRENVLEGFRSGADDYIAKPFSMEELLLRVEAVLRRSRSESTRAMQHEYHLGRYTFNVTSQTLEIGETKRKLTTKECELLTLLCQFANQTLERSHALSVIWGVSDPGAGDFTQRSMDVYVTKLRRMLEEDERVEIKNVHGKGYKLVLPPEESVL from the coding sequence ATGAACGAGTCTATCCGGATACTGCTCTGCGAGGATGAGGAGAACCTAGGTCTGATCCTCGAGGAGCTGCTGACGAGCAAGAAGTTTGTCGTCGATCGTTGCACGGACGGCGTCGCGGGCTGGGAGGCCTTCAAGAGCCGTCGCTACGACCTCTGCCTGCTGGATATCATGATGCCCAAGCGTGACGGCCTCACGCTGGCCAAGGACATCCGCAGCGTATCGCAGGATGTCCCCATCATCTTCCTGACCGCTCTAGGGATGCGGGAGAATGTCCTCGAGGGCTTCCGCTCGGGGGCGGATGACTATATCGCCAAGCCCTTCAGCATGGAGGAGCTGCTGCTGCGCGTCGAGGCTGTCCTACGCCGCAGCCGTAGCGAGAGCACGCGTGCCATGCAGCACGAGTACCATCTAGGGCGCTACACCTTCAATGTCACGAGCCAGACGCTAGAGATCGGGGAGACCAAGCGTAAGCTCACGACCAAGGAGTGCGAGCTGCTGACGCTGCTCTGTCAGTTCGCCAATCAGACGCTGGAGCGTAGCCACGCCCTCAGCGTCATCTGGGGCGTGTCTGACCCCGGGGCTGGGGACTTCACCCAGCGCAGCATGGACGTCTACGTCACCAAGCTCCGCCGCATGCTCGAGGAGGATGAGCGCGTGGAGATCAAGAACGTCCACGGCAAGGGCTACAAGCTGGTCCTGCCCCCCGAGGAGAGCGTCCTCTAG
- the rnr gene encoding ribonuclease R → MSKNKKIARPKHAKQSSGHAHHITKKEVQRITRLLLEEQEDQVLSYKQVCYAFGKTTMAQKRTIYHALQELSEAGELQELEPGRFVRAGQQTGLRLEGRFDNRAGRPSFVPDDPELEPIALDERGLSTALHGDRVVLSCHRTRRGQLKGARISEILERAQATYVGTLQQSRGFTFFVTPSRELRQDVFIPEAKLKGATARDKVLVQVTDWEPRAKNPKGIVLDVLGEAGANDTEMHAILAEFGLPYRYPEEVERAAEELTDEISAEELKHREDFRGVLTCTIDPRDAKDFDDALSFRRLPNGRYEVGVHIADVSHYVPEGSLIDEEAYRRATSIYLVDRTIPMLPERLSNYLCSLRPDEDKYAYSCVFELDAEARLHGARITRSVIRSQRRFTYEEAQEIIESGQGDHAEAVLTLHRLAQQLRARRFERGSIAFDRPEVRFELDAEGRPLEVIIKESKPAHQLIEEFMLLANRTVAERIADATRRDIQPPLRHEGKAPTFVYRVHEAPDEEKLHSLADFVRPFGYQLRWQGGGEAVARSLNELLAAIKGRPEEAMISMLAIRSMAKARYTTTHIGHYGLGFESYTHFTSPIRRYPDLMVHRLLTRYLIEGKRSADLGRAEERCDHSSEMESLAANAERASIKYKQVEYMIPRLGQQFWGIVTGLADWGIYVELEENKCEGLIPARELTDDYYEYDEANYCLVGRHTGRRYRLGDRLEVTVAQANLERKQLDFVLAGAEDEAPRRGMYARGKGGSRSGGKGKDKGARSHKAPSKGRGRRQR, encoded by the coding sequence ATGAGTAAGAATAAGAAGATCGCCAGGCCGAAGCATGCCAAGCAGAGCAGCGGCCACGCACACCATATCACCAAGAAGGAAGTACAGCGCATCACCCGCCTCCTCCTAGAGGAGCAGGAGGACCAAGTACTCTCCTACAAGCAGGTATGCTATGCCTTTGGTAAGACCACCATGGCGCAGAAGCGTACCATCTACCATGCCCTGCAGGAGCTCTCGGAGGCGGGCGAGCTGCAGGAGCTCGAGCCCGGGCGCTTCGTCCGTGCGGGGCAGCAGACGGGGCTACGCCTGGAGGGGCGCTTCGACAACCGTGCGGGGCGTCCGAGCTTCGTCCCCGATGACCCCGAGCTGGAGCCTATAGCCCTTGACGAGCGGGGGCTCTCGACGGCACTGCATGGCGACCGCGTCGTCCTCAGCTGCCACCGCACCCGCCGCGGGCAGCTCAAGGGGGCCCGCATCTCCGAGATCCTCGAGCGGGCGCAGGCGACCTATGTAGGTACGCTGCAGCAGTCCCGAGGCTTCACCTTCTTCGTCACGCCCAGTCGCGAGCTGCGTCAGGACGTCTTCATCCCCGAGGCTAAGCTCAAGGGCGCTACCGCCCGCGACAAGGTGCTGGTGCAGGTTACGGACTGGGAGCCCCGAGCCAAGAACCCCAAGGGCATTGTCCTCGACGTCCTCGGGGAGGCGGGGGCCAACGATACCGAGATGCACGCCATCTTGGCCGAGTTCGGCCTGCCCTACCGCTACCCCGAGGAGGTAGAGCGTGCTGCCGAGGAGCTGACCGATGAGATCAGCGCCGAGGAGCTGAAGCACCGCGAGGACTTCCGCGGGGTGCTGACCTGCACCATTGACCCGCGCGATGCCAAGGACTTCGACGACGCCCTTTCCTTCCGCCGCCTACCTAATGGGCGCTACGAGGTGGGCGTGCATATCGCCGATGTCAGCCACTACGTCCCCGAGGGCAGCCTCATCGACGAGGAGGCCTACCGCCGCGCCACGAGCATCTACCTCGTGGACCGCACCATCCCCATGCTCCCCGAGCGCCTGAGCAACTACCTCTGCTCGCTGCGCCCCGACGAGGACAAGTACGCCTATAGCTGCGTCTTCGAGCTGGACGCTGAGGCGCGCCTCCACGGCGCGCGCATCACGCGCAGCGTCATCCGCAGCCAGCGCCGCTTCACCTACGAGGAGGCGCAGGAGATTATCGAGAGCGGGCAGGGCGACCATGCCGAGGCCGTGCTCACGCTGCACCGCCTGGCGCAGCAGCTGCGTGCTCGGCGCTTCGAGCGCGGTAGTATCGCCTTTGACCGCCCTGAGGTACGCTTCGAGCTCGACGCCGAGGGGCGTCCGCTGGAGGTGATCATCAAGGAGAGCAAGCCCGCCCACCAGCTCATCGAGGAGTTCATGCTGCTGGCCAATCGCACCGTCGCCGAGCGCATCGCCGATGCTACGCGCCGCGACATTCAGCCGCCGCTGCGCCACGAGGGCAAGGCGCCGACCTTCGTCTACCGTGTCCACGAGGCGCCCGACGAGGAGAAGCTGCATAGTCTGGCCGACTTCGTCCGTCCCTTCGGCTACCAGCTGCGCTGGCAGGGTGGGGGTGAGGCTGTGGCTCGGAGCCTCAACGAGCTGCTCGCCGCCATCAAGGGGCGCCCCGAGGAGGCGATGATCTCCATGCTCGCCATCCGCTCTATGGCCAAGGCGCGCTATACGACGACCCACATCGGGCACTACGGCCTTGGCTTCGAGAGCTACACGCACTTCACCTCGCCCATACGCCGCTACCCTGACCTCATGGTGCACCGTCTCCTGACGCGCTACCTCATCGAGGGCAAGCGCAGTGCTGACCTCGGCCGTGCCGAGGAGCGTTGCGACCACTCCTCTGAGATGGAGTCGCTGGCGGCTAATGCCGAGCGCGCCTCGATCAAGTACAAGCAGGTCGAGTACATGATCCCCCGCCTCGGGCAGCAGTTCTGGGGCATCGTCACGGGGCTGGCCGACTGGGGCATCTATGTCGAGCTGGAGGAGAACAAGTGCGAGGGGCTCATCCCCGCACGTGAGCTGACGGATGACTACTACGAGTACGACGAGGCTAACTATTGCCTCGTGGGGCGCCATACGGGGCGCCGCTACCGCCTCGGCGATCGCCTCGAGGTGACCGTAGCGCAGGCCAACCTCGAACGCAAGCAGCTGGACTTCGTCCTCGCAGGAGCGGAGGACGAGGCGCCGCGCCGCGGGATGTATGCCCGTGGTAAGGGCGGCAGCCGCTCGGGTGGCAAGGGTAAGGATAAGGGCGCGCGCAGCCACAAGGCCCCCAGCAAGGGGCGTGGCCGCCGCCAGCGCTAG